Proteins from a genomic interval of Stenotrophomonas maltophilia:
- the azu gene encoding azurin, whose product MKAWMVAVGLGALMLAPSAMARVCAVSIDSTDQMSFSSREIKVAADCSAVDLTLRHTGKLAATAMGHNWVLTRSADYQPVAMAGMRMTLADSYLPKADKRVLAHTKVIGGGETTRVRFSTQGLQKGGDYTFFCSFPGHFAMMKGKFVFG is encoded by the coding sequence ATGAAGGCTTGGATGGTGGCAGTGGGACTGGGCGCGCTGATGCTGGCGCCGTCGGCGATGGCACGGGTGTGCGCGGTGAGCATCGACAGCACCGACCAGATGAGCTTCAGCAGCCGCGAGATCAAGGTCGCCGCCGACTGCTCCGCCGTGGACCTGACCCTGCGTCACACCGGCAAGCTGGCCGCCACTGCCATGGGCCACAACTGGGTGCTGACCCGCAGTGCCGATTACCAGCCGGTGGCGATGGCGGGCATGCGCATGACCCTGGCCGACAGCTACCTGCCGAAGGCTGACAAGCGCGTGCTGGCACACACCAAGGTGATCGGCGGTGGCGAGACCACGCGCGTGCGCTTCTCCACCCAGGGCCTGCAGAAGGGCGGCGACTACACCTTCTTCTGCTCGTTCCCCGGCCACTTCGCGATGATGAAGGGCAAGTTCGTCTTCGGTTGA
- a CDS encoding HAD-IA family hydrolase — protein MRIDLLLLDVDGVLVQYQRAQRVLHLARALGVPTQAVQAALYDSGLEAAHDNGALDGPAYLARLGELLGTTVDVATWTAARRAASHPQPAVLQRLQALQLPMAVLTNNGALMKQALPALLPELFPALLGRVFCSADFGLRKPAPEVFLRTLEMLDAAPAHTLFVDDLFANVRGARAAGLHAETVRDGRGLGKVLKRYAVS, from the coding sequence ATGCGGATCGATCTGTTGCTGCTGGATGTGGATGGCGTGCTGGTGCAGTACCAGCGCGCGCAGCGTGTGCTGCACCTGGCGCGGGCGCTGGGGGTTCCGACGCAGGCCGTGCAGGCTGCGCTGTACGACAGCGGGCTGGAAGCCGCGCATGACAATGGCGCGCTGGATGGCCCGGCCTATCTGGCGCGATTGGGGGAGCTGCTGGGCACGACTGTCGACGTGGCTACATGGACCGCGGCGCGACGGGCCGCCAGCCATCCGCAGCCAGCCGTATTGCAACGGCTGCAGGCCCTGCAGCTGCCGATGGCGGTGCTGACCAACAATGGCGCACTGATGAAGCAGGCCTTGCCTGCCCTGCTGCCGGAGCTGTTCCCTGCCCTGCTGGGTCGCGTGTTCTGCAGCGCCGATTTCGGCCTGCGCAAACCGGCACCGGAGGTGTTCCTGCGCACGCTGGAGATGCTCGATGCAGCGCCTGCACACACGCTGTTCGTCGATGACCTGTTCGCCAACGTGCGCGGTGCACGCGCCGCCGGCCTGCATGCGGAAACCGTGCGCGATGGCCGTGGACTGGGCAAGGTGTTGAAGCGTTACGCGGTGAGCTGA
- a CDS encoding acetylornithine transaminase, whose translation MTAATDPLISLSHYYLPVYKPRQVVLERGQGARVWDSQGREFIDLAAGIAVCGLGHNDPDLVAALVEQAGKLWHTSNVFYSAPPLHLAEELVKASRFAERVFLCNSGAEANEVAIKMVRKWASSQGRPADKRVIITFRGSFHGRTMGAVTATAQPKYQEGYEPLPGGFRYIDFNDEVQLETAMAAGDVAAVMLEPIQGEGGVMPAKSGFLKRVRELCDQHNALLVLDEIQAGMGRTGTLFAHWQDDVVPDMVTLAKALGGGFPIGAMLAGPKVAETMQFGAHGTTFGGNPLAAAVARVALRKLASAEIAANVSRQSKALRDGFARINEEFGVFSDVRGRGLMLGAVLSKDFAGQAGAILDHAAEQGLLTLQAGPDVLRFVPSLNITDEEVAEGLKRLRAAIAAFIAAR comes from the coding sequence ATGACCGCCGCTACCGATCCGCTGATCTCCCTTTCGCACTATTACCTGCCGGTCTACAAGCCCCGCCAGGTGGTACTGGAGCGAGGCCAGGGCGCCCGCGTGTGGGACAGCCAGGGCCGTGAGTTCATCGACCTGGCCGCCGGCATCGCCGTGTGCGGGCTGGGCCACAACGATCCGGACCTGGTGGCCGCGCTGGTCGAGCAGGCCGGCAAGCTCTGGCACACCAGCAACGTGTTCTACAGCGCGCCGCCGCTGCACCTGGCCGAGGAGCTGGTGAAGGCCAGCCGCTTCGCCGAGCGCGTGTTCCTGTGCAACTCCGGCGCCGAAGCCAACGAAGTGGCGATCAAGATGGTCCGCAAGTGGGCCTCCAGCCAAGGGCGCCCGGCCGACAAGCGGGTGATCATCACCTTCCGTGGCAGCTTCCATGGCCGCACCATGGGTGCGGTGACCGCCACTGCCCAGCCGAAGTACCAGGAAGGCTACGAGCCGCTGCCCGGTGGCTTCCGCTACATCGATTTCAACGATGAGGTGCAGCTGGAAACCGCGATGGCCGCCGGCGACGTCGCCGCGGTGATGCTGGAGCCGATCCAGGGCGAGGGCGGCGTGATGCCGGCCAAGTCCGGTTTCCTCAAGCGCGTGCGTGAGCTGTGCGACCAGCACAACGCGCTGCTGGTGCTGGATGAGATCCAGGCCGGCATGGGCCGCACCGGCACCCTGTTCGCGCATTGGCAGGACGACGTGGTGCCGGACATGGTCACCCTGGCCAAGGCACTCGGCGGCGGCTTCCCGATCGGCGCGATGCTGGCCGGCCCGAAGGTGGCCGAGACCATGCAGTTCGGCGCGCATGGCACCACCTTCGGCGGCAACCCGCTGGCTGCTGCGGTGGCCCGCGTGGCACTGCGCAAGCTGGCCTCGGCGGAGATCGCCGCCAATGTCAGCCGCCAGTCGAAGGCGCTGCGCGATGGCTTCGCGCGCATCAACGAAGAATTCGGCGTGTTCAGCGACGTGCGTGGCCGTGGCCTGATGCTGGGCGCAGTGCTGAGCAAGGACTTTGCCGGCCAGGCTGGCGCGATCCTCGACCACGCTGCCGAGCAGGGCCTGCTGACCTTGCAGGCCGGCCCGGACGTGCTGCGTTTCGTGCCGTCGTTGAACATCACCGACGAAGAAGTGGCCGAAGGCCTCAAGCGCCTGCGTGCGGCGATTGCTGCGTTCATCGCAGCGCGCTGA
- a CDS encoding ion transporter, whose amino-acid sequence MRPFSAPQLNPATETGWRRRWFDIIYRHDSRPSRNFDLLLVVAIVASILVVMIDSVQHLHAEWSTGLYILEWGFTIIFTAEYLLRLAVVKRPLRYAVSIWGIIDLLSILPAYLSLFIPGAQSLLVVRALRILRVFRILKLTRYIEESGVLMTSLWRSRRKVLVFLFTVITITIIAGALMYVIEGPEHGFTNIPASMYWAVVTMATVGFGDIVPQTVLGRFVTSVLILIGYSIIAVPTGIYTAELASTMREAELAARRDARGCPHCGLEGHEPDARHCRKCGGELPDAFNH is encoded by the coding sequence ATGCGACCGTTTTCCGCCCCCCAGCTGAACCCCGCCACCGAGACCGGCTGGCGCCGTCGGTGGTTCGACATCATCTACCGCCACGACTCGCGACCCTCGCGCAATTTCGACCTGCTCCTGGTGGTGGCGATCGTCGCCAGCATCCTGGTGGTGATGATCGACAGCGTGCAGCACCTGCATGCCGAATGGTCCACCGGCCTGTACATCCTGGAATGGGGCTTCACGATCATCTTCACCGCCGAGTACCTGTTGCGGCTGGCGGTGGTCAAGCGCCCGCTGCGTTACGCGGTGAGCATCTGGGGCATCATCGACCTGCTGTCGATCCTGCCCGCCTACCTGTCGTTGTTCATCCCCGGCGCGCAGAGCCTGCTGGTGGTGCGCGCGCTGCGCATCCTGCGCGTGTTCCGCATCCTCAAGCTGACCCGCTACATCGAGGAAAGCGGCGTCCTGATGACGTCGCTGTGGCGCAGCCGGCGCAAGGTGCTGGTGTTCCTGTTCACGGTGATCACCATCACCATCATCGCCGGTGCGCTGATGTACGTGATCGAGGGCCCCGAACACGGCTTCACCAATATCCCGGCCAGCATGTACTGGGCGGTGGTGACCATGGCCACGGTCGGCTTCGGCGACATCGTGCCGCAGACCGTGCTCGGCCGCTTCGTCACCTCGGTACTGATCCTGATCGGCTACAGCATCATCGCCGTGCCCACCGGCATCTACACCGCCGAACTGGCCAGCACCATGCGCGAAGCCGAGCTGGCCGCGCGCCGTGATGCGCGCGGCTGCCCGCATTGCGGGCTGGAAGGCCACGAGCCGGATGCACGGCACTGCCGCAAGTGCGGCGGCGAACTGCCGGATGCGTTCAACCATTGA
- a CDS encoding SDR family oxidoreductase: MGSLQGKTLFITGASRGIGLAIALRAARDGANVAIAAKSSVPNPKLPGTIHSAAEAVTAAGGQGLALKCDIREEEQVQAAVAATVDTFGGIDILINNASAIWLRGTLDTPMKRFDLMQQVNSRGSFLCTQACLPYLLQAPNPHILTLAPPPSLEPKWWAPHTGYTLAKMGMSFVTLGLAAEFGPQGVAVNALWPRTVIATDAINMIPGVDAAGCRTPQIMADAAHAVLVREAAGFHGQFLIDDEVLAQAGVTDLSGYAVDPSRPLLPDLFLD, from the coding sequence GTGGGCAGTCTGCAGGGCAAAACCCTTTTCATCACCGGTGCCTCGCGTGGCATCGGCCTGGCCATCGCACTGCGTGCTGCGCGCGACGGCGCCAACGTGGCCATCGCGGCCAAGTCGTCGGTGCCGAATCCGAAGCTGCCGGGCACCATCCACAGCGCTGCCGAGGCGGTAACGGCGGCCGGCGGCCAGGGCCTGGCGCTGAAGTGTGACATCCGCGAGGAAGAGCAGGTACAGGCCGCAGTTGCCGCCACGGTCGATACCTTCGGTGGCATCGACATCCTGATCAACAACGCCAGCGCGATCTGGTTGCGCGGCACGCTGGATACGCCGATGAAGCGTTTCGACCTGATGCAGCAGGTCAACTCACGCGGCAGCTTCCTGTGCACGCAGGCCTGCCTGCCGTACCTGCTGCAGGCGCCGAACCCGCACATCCTCACCCTGGCACCACCACCGAGCCTGGAGCCGAAGTGGTGGGCACCGCACACCGGCTACACGCTGGCAAAGATGGGCATGAGCTTCGTCACCCTGGGCCTGGCTGCGGAGTTCGGTCCGCAGGGTGTGGCGGTGAACGCGCTGTGGCCGCGCACGGTGATCGCCACCGATGCGATCAACATGATTCCGGGCGTGGATGCGGCCGGTTGCCGCACGCCACAGATCATGGCCGACGCCGCGCATGCGGTGCTGGTGCGCGAAGCGGCCGGCTTCCATGGCCAGTTCCTGATCGATGATGAAGTGCTGGCGCAGGCCGGCGTCACCGATCTTTCGGGCTACGCGGTGGATCCGTCGCGGCCGTTGCTGCCGGACCTGTTCCTGGATTGA
- a CDS encoding DUF2867 domain-containing protein gives MSAPPSAGSVLLAQLPGAEFVHACQATTRRDGRTALQAYRDMAATIPGWFDGLMALRNHGMRLLGMKHLGSLRAVQDTVDPAPGQRLGIFTLQSLDDDAIVLEDDDRHLRVQLALQWQGDVLEVATVVHTHNAFGRLYMLPVAPVHRLIVPHLLQKQVQAYR, from the coding sequence ATGAGCGCCCCGCCCAGCGCGGGCAGCGTGCTGCTTGCTCAGCTGCCCGGTGCGGAGTTCGTGCACGCCTGCCAGGCCACCACCCGGCGCGACGGGCGTACCGCACTGCAGGCCTACCGCGACATGGCGGCGACCATTCCCGGCTGGTTCGATGGCCTGATGGCACTGCGCAACCACGGCATGCGCCTGCTGGGCATGAAACATCTGGGTTCGTTGCGGGCGGTGCAGGACACTGTCGATCCGGCTCCCGGCCAGCGGCTGGGCATCTTCACCCTGCAGTCGCTGGATGACGATGCCATCGTGCTGGAAGACGATGATCGCCACCTGCGCGTACAGCTGGCCCTGCAATGGCAGGGCGACGTGCTGGAAGTGGCGACGGTGGTGCACACGCACAACGCGTTCGGGCGCCTCTACATGCTGCCGGTCGCGCCCGTGCACAGGTTGATCGTGCCGCATCTGCTGCAGAAGCAGGTGCAGGCGTACCGGTGA
- a CDS encoding serine/threonine-protein kinase: MPHMPDAPHHALKADSFGQILLVEGPDGRFVRRDLGATPLWLRLPAWWLARREARALRHIHGMADVPQLLAWDGRHLDRSFMAGDAMYQRPPRGDLAWFRSARRLLQQLHRRGVAHNDLAKEANWLVTEDGRPALIDFQLAVIGNPRSRWMRLLAREDLRHLLKHKRMYCRESLTPVEKRVLKRTSWVRELWFATGKPVYRFITRRILHWEDNEGQGSKP, translated from the coding sequence ATGCCGCATATGCCAGACGCTCCCCACCATGCTTTGAAGGCCGACAGTTTCGGTCAGATCCTTCTGGTTGAAGGGCCCGACGGCCGGTTCGTACGCCGCGATCTGGGCGCCACGCCGCTGTGGCTGCGGTTGCCCGCGTGGTGGCTTGCACGTCGCGAGGCGCGCGCGCTGCGCCATATCCATGGCATGGCCGATGTGCCGCAGCTGCTGGCCTGGGATGGCCGCCACCTCGACCGCAGCTTCATGGCCGGCGATGCCATGTACCAGCGTCCGCCGCGCGGCGACCTGGCCTGGTTCCGTTCCGCACGGCGCCTGCTGCAGCAGCTGCACCGCCGTGGCGTGGCCCACAACGATCTGGCCAAGGAGGCCAACTGGCTGGTCACCGAGGATGGCCGCCCGGCGCTGATCGACTTCCAGCTGGCGGTGATCGGCAACCCGCGCTCTCGCTGGATGCGGCTGCTGGCCCGCGAGGACCTGCGCCACCTGCTCAAGCACAAGCGCATGTACTGCCGTGAATCGCTCACTCCGGTGGAAAAGCGCGTGCTCAAGCGTACCTCGTGGGTGCGCGAGCTGTGGTTCGCCACCGGCAAGCCGGTCTACCGCTTCATCACCCGCCGCATCCTGCACTGGGAAGACAACGAGGGGCAGGGATCGAAGCCGTGA